The sequence below is a genomic window from Paenibacillus silvisoli.
GCAATGCTTTCATCCGCCGAAGCATCATCAACGACAATAAGCTTCCAGTGCGCGTAGGTTTGTTTAAATACGGTTTCAATCGCTTCCTTCAAGAAGCTGCCGGCATTATACGTAGGAATGAGTACCGTTACTTCCGATTCCATTCGCATTCACCTCAAGTTCCTGACTAAGGCTTCGAAATCAAACTCGTCTTGACCGTCGATAAGCAAATCCAGCGCATGGCCGAAATCAATCGCGACCCTGCCGGTATCGCTTGCCAGCCTCGGAGCCAGCAGCGTCGCCGGAATGCCGGCCGCGATAAGCGCGATCTGCCACTCCTTATTGCCTCGCAGCTGCTCATACGTCGTTTCGATCTGCTCGTAGCCTTCTAGTCCCACGGCATCGACAACCGTCACGCCGTTCCTTTGAAATACCGGCGCGGCTTCTGCCGCTCTGCGGCCTACCAGAATGACACGGTATTGCCGCATCCACGGCCAGAAATGAGGGAGTCTCGTCATATGATGCGTCACCCAGGCCGAGCAAATGGTGTAGAAGCCCAGACCGAGTTCCAGAAACGCCTTCTTTGAATATTCGGCGCCTGACGCGTTCTCGCCGGTTGGCAGAATGCCTGCCGTCGTCGCGGATGTAAAAGCTTTAATCAGCTCTGCGCGAATATTCTGGCCGGCAAGACCGTTATACCTTCGGTAGTAAGTCATGCCATGATAAAAATCAGGAAAGATTCGCAGCTCGGCAATTTCAGCATGACCGAAGCGCGCCAGCGAATACGGCTTGCCGTCCTTTACCGCGTCATCGATGCAGCCCATCACTTCTGCCGTCGTCAGCAGGTACTTCTCGTAGCTGAAATCATGCGTAAAATACCGATTATCTCTGTACTCCATGGCCATCCCCCTCTCAGTCGATGATTTCGATCGGAATGCGCGGAAAACCGTTCTGAATATACGGCCTTAAGTATTGGCCTTGACGCGATCCGAGCAGAAATATGCGATCGATCTCACGGGTAACGATAAGCTTGGAGATCAATCTCTCCATAATGTCAAGCTTCAGTTCAATTTTCGGAACGTACAGCGACAAATGAAACACATCGCTGGTCAGCCAGCTAAATTCATCCACGTCCGAATCCGTTACGTACTCGGTGGCAACCATGGTGACCGAGTAATAATCCGCGTGCAGCCCATCTATAAAGTTCAGGCTTCGAGTTGACAGGCGGTCTCTTCTTGTATGAGGCAAGAGCAGCAACCACTTCGGCAGCCTTGCGGACGCCGGTTTGGTCGTATAATGATGCCAGGCGCTTCCTTTCAAGATGCGCGGACTCATGTCCAGCAGCGGCGAGAGCTCCCACTTGCGCTTCAGCGCTTTCAATTGATCGTCTTGATACAGCATCGGATGACGAGCTTTGATTTGCTCAACCAGCTGTTCGTGATGATCGATCGCTTCATGGACCATTGACCGGCCATGCCTCCGGTACAAGAAAAGCCGTTCGAAAATTTGATACCCGTACCAGCCCTTTTCGCCGAGCGAAATCCAGAAATCCCAGTCCTCGTAACCCATGACCACAAACCCGCACTTATAACCGCCTGCTTGAATGCAGGCTTCCTTGCGAAACAAGGACGTTCCGCATGTAATATTGCGCTCCAGCTGCGTATGAAAATTGTATTGAGGGGCGTCATGAACCCAATTCTCCGTGCCGAAGGCCCTCACCCACGGCGAAACGAAACCGACCTTCGGAAAGAGCTCCATAATCCAGAACGCTTTCTCCAGAAATGTCGGGTGAATCAAATCGTCTGAATCAAGCGGTAAAATATAAGTGCCCTTCGATGCTACAATGCCGCTATTCCTAGCTGCGGCCACCCCTTGATTCTTCTGCGTAATGACACGGGTTTTAGGCTTGTTTAAGGAAGCTAACATCGCAATCGTTGCCGGATCGGTCGAACCGTCATCGACGACGATGATTTCAACGTCCTGAAACGTCGAATTCAGGACGGAATCTATCGTTTCCCCTAAAAATTGCCCATAGTTATAGCATGGAATGACGACGCTAATGATCGGAACATCAGGCATGGCTGCAGGAAGACCTCCCCTTCGAACAGACGGTTGGTGTTGCGAATCGCTCTACTTTCCCCGGGACCAATGTATCGTCCGCCCGATTCCATCTTCCAAGGAGACGCGCGGAGAGAAACCCAAGAGCGCGCTTGAACGCGTTAAATCCGGGATCCGGGCCGGCATGTCTTCATAGCCCTTTCCATAAGCTTCTTCATAGGACAAGAATTGAATTGGCGATTTCGAGCCCGTCATTTTTACGATCATGCGTGCCAATTGCAGTACCGTGGTCGGTCGATTCGATCCGATATTGAAAGCAAGTCCGTCCGCCTGCCGGCCAAGGGCGCTGATGGTCCCTCTCACCGTATCGTCCACATAGGTGAAGCAGCGGGATTGAGACCCGTCCCCATGGACGAGGAGCGGTTGTCCGCTAAGCGCGGCATGAATGAATCGGGGGATGACCATTCCGTATTGCGAATTCATTTGACGTGGGCCATAAGCGTTAAAATAACGAAGCACGGTGACGGGCAGTCCCTTATCGGCGAAAGCGAAGCATAAGTGCTCGTCGATGGATTTGGCCGTCGCATAGCACCATCGATGGATCGAAGGCGCTCCATACACCCGATCCGAAGTTTCCGAGAACGGAAGGCTCGTATTCTTGCCGTATACTTCCGACGTGGAAGCGAAGATAACCTTAATTCCTCTCCGAAAGGCCAACTCTAACACATGCCTCGTTCCGTCTATGTTCCCTTCGATGACCTTTACGGGGTCATCTACCGTATTTTTCACGCCAAGGACTGCCGCCAAATGGAACACGGCTTCCGCTTGATCGATGCATTGCTTGATGAGCGTGCGATTCAGAACGGACCCCTGGATGAAGGTATGGTTTTCATGGTGAATCGCTTCCTGTAGAAACGCCTCTCTGCCCGCCGACAGATCATCGAGCGTGATGACCTTATGTCCCTGCAGCAGCAACGTCTGCACCAAATGGGATCCTATGAACCCCGCGCCTCCGGTTACAAGAATATTCATGGCTGGAAATAACCTCCTGCAGCAGCTTCAAAGTAAGACGATGTTCGATTTGTCTTTTACGCTTTCCGTCGCATTTCGCGTATCTACAATCAATTTGGCGTGCTTGGCGAGCTCGTCGTAACGAATCGAGGAATGATCCGTTAGAATCAGCAGGCAATCCTTCCGCTTCACGTTTCTAGTCGTAAGCGGGGTACGTGCCAACGCTGTGCCCGCGATTCGGAGTTCGGTCACATAAGGATCGTAGAAGCTCAATTGGGCACCTTGCTTCATGAGCAGCTCAAGCACTTTCAATGCCATCGATTCGCGCAGGTCGTTGACGTCTTTCTTGTACGTGACGCCTATTACCATAATGCTGCTCTGGTCCAAAGGAAGCGGGTGAAGGCTCTTTGCCGTTCGATCCATGACATAGCCGGGCATTTCTTCATTCACTTGATGACTTAGCTCGATGAAGGGCAGCGTGATATTAAATTGCTTTGCCTTCCAAAGCAGGTACATCGGATCAACGGGGATGCAATGCCCGCCTACTCCCGGTCCGGGGTAATAAGGCGTAAAGCCATAAGGCTTCGTGCGGGCCGCTTTAATGACCTCCCAGATGTTGATCTCCATGGCTTCGCATAACTTAACCAAATCGTTCATAAACGAGATGTTTACGAAACGCTGGCAGTTCTCAACCAGCTTCGTCATCTCCGCCGTGCGTGCATTAGTAACGGTGACCACTTCGTCAAAGACCTTTCCGTAGATCCGAGCGGCGTACTGGGTGCAGGCGGCGGTCACTCCCCCGACCACTTTCGGAATCGATTGTAATGCGCCTCTCTTCTGGCCAGGGTCGATTCGTTCCGGCGAATAAGCCAGAAATACATCGAAGCCGACTCGAAATCCACGCTTCTCGATAAACGGTTTCAGCTCTTCCTCCGTCGTACCCGGATAGGTTGAGCTCTCCAGGACCAATAGATGTCCCGGACGCAAATAGGGTACCGCCTGTCTCATCGCTTCCAGCACATAGGACAAGTCGGGCATGGCCGCTTCATTGGTCGGAGTCGGCACGCAGAGAATGATAGAGTCGGCATCAGCGATCGCCTCGTATGAAACGCCTACTTGAAACTGCCCGCCGGCAAACATTTCTTTTAACTCTTTGCGCGTTAGATCAGATAGGTAGGGCTGCATGAGCTGAAGCTGCTTGATTTTACTCGGGTCTGTATCGACCCCAATGACGGTGTGCCCTTTTTCCAAAAAAAGTCTGGCCAGCGGCAGCCCTACGTATCCGAGCCCGATGATGGCGATCCTATAGCGTTCACTAGGCTGCATGAATAAGTCCCTCCCAGGTGGAATACTCCTGCCATCATCGTACGCATGTCGATCTAGCAAAGCGCTAGATAGCTGCCTCTCTTTATGAAAATAGGAAATTGTCCCTGGTCTGATATTTTTGAAAACGGGTTTTTGTCCATTTCGGATCACGAAGACGACACATACACATGTAAAGACTTGAGACCAGAAAGGCAGGTTACCTATGCGAATTCTACTTGCAACCTATTGGGGGCTTCCTTCTGTGGGCGGATTGGAGAAGTACGTCATGCAGCTGAAGCGGGGATTGGAAGCACGGGGGCATGAAGTGGACATATTCTGCAGAATGCCTGATGACTCCGGTTTTCAAATGCTGAACAAGGGCTGGGTACTGACGAAAAACTGCATTCAACCTATGATTTCGGCCAAAGCGGATACTTACTTTGCTAACCAGCTTCCAGGACTTGACCGTGAAGTCGAATTTATGGAAGTCGATAGATACTCCTTCGAGGCTGCCGCGGCTTACTTCCGTCCGGCAACCTATGACGTTATTCATACGCAGGACGTCATTTCCGCCAGGGCATGCGCCCGGATCCGGCACCCCCATACGGCGCTCGTTTCTACCATCCACGGATGCCTCTCGACCGAAAGTCTTGCCAGATATCAAGCGGATGGCGTTGCGAAAGAAGTTTTTCGTAAAACCCAGCTCTGGTATTACTACGGTTTTATCGAGCACTTCGGGATCATGCAGAACCATGAAACCATTATGCCGACAGAGTGGCTGAAAGGGATTATGAGCCGGGACTTTCGAATCCCGGACGATCGGATGACGACGGTTCCGAACGGAATGGATATCGAGTCGTTCTTGCAGGAAATGAACAAGCCAGCCGTTGCGCCCGACGCCGGCGGCAAGAAGATCATTTTATGCTCGGCCCGCTTCGATCCGGTCAAAGGGCATTTTCATTTACTTCGAGCTCTAACCCGCTTAAAGCAGGTCAGAAACGATTGGGTTTGCTGGCTGGCAGGCAATGGGCAATTGGAAGGAAGAATGAAGGAACAAGCAGCAGCCTACGGCCTTCAGAACGAAGTCGTATTCCTCGGAAAGCGCGAAGATATTCCGGCTCTTCTAAAAAAATCGGATATTTTCGTGCTCCCTAGCCTGCAGGATAATCACCCTTATGCCATTATGGAAGCTCATGTTGCCGGGAAGGCGGTGGTCGTTTCCAATGCCGGCGGCATTCCGGAAATGGTCGCGCACGACAAGACCGGGCTGATCTTTCCCGTAGGAAACGATCAGGATCTCTATGGTAATCTGCTCGCCCTTCTCGGCGAGGACGATCTTAGACGCCGGCTTGGGGAACAAGCGAAAGCGTTTGGACTGCAGCAATGGTCCCTTCCCGCGATGACCGATCGAATATTGGCGATCTATGAAAAAGCGCTACAAAAGAGATGGAGGTAAGCTCATGGCCGTGCGGAAAAAAGGCAGAACCGGGATTGCGAAGAGAAAGGTATCCCGGGTTCGACGGCGTAAGAGCACGAATAGAAAAAGCCGGCGTGCCTTGCGTCTCGGAAGGAAGAAACAGCGGAGGAAGCGCCGCTTCGTTTCCCTCGTCTCCGCTAACAGATACAATCGCTTCTTTCTTCCCCCTCACCATACGATCGGTTTAAAGGTGGAACGCCGGATTTGGGATCGTATCGCTGCCGGGCTCCCCCCTGCATACTTGGCGCCGGATCTTGATTTCGTGCATCATATGAAACAGTTTTCGCCTGGTCTCTAAATCGATCTGACCGGTCCCGGATGCGATTCTCCGTTCGGAACCGGTCATTCTCTATTCCGCAGGCTTGTCCTTCCTGAATGATCCGCCCAAGCGCCCTCCCTAGTAAAAAAAGAGAGTGCTAGGTTGGCCGGATTATCGCTGCCTTGCGCGCCTAGCAATCCTTTGCGGCGATTTTCTTTTACGCTTCCGTTTGCCCCTTCTCTTCCCCTGAGGCTTTCCCTTCCTTATAACTCGGCTCAAAGGTTGAAACGGTAAGTGGTCATCCCTTATTTCCATTCCCACGGGATATTCGTAAAGCCTGCGCTCCGAAACGACAAATACATCGGAGAGCCGGAAGCCGCAAAGCCGGAAGACTTTCGGCGAGGAGAAAGGCCGTTTCGTTCCCCGCTCGAGCAGATACACGGACGGCGTTTGATTGCCCCGATATAACCGGCCTGGCTTCAAAGCCCTTAAAGGCGAGGCAGCTATCCGCATACTGGCTTTTGCAGCCAGCCGACAGAGCTTGCTTAGAAAAGACGCCAATCTGCCTCGATAGGCTTCTATTCCGAAGGACCGCGCCACCCGATAGACATCCACTTCCGCGGAAGGGGACCGCAGCCCTTCCTGTACTTTGCTGACTAAGCCGTTGACATCGCCTTTATCAACGAGCATGTTCGCTTGCCCTGCCGCCGTTAAAACTTCTTCCAGCCCTCCCGACCGGTAGGCTACCGTCTTCTTCCCGAATAGCATAGCCTCAAGAGCGATCATGCCGAACCCTTCATCGATTAAGCTCGGAATGACAACCATATCCATCAATGGGTACATACGCTCCATGTCGGGCTGGAAGCCCAGGAACCGGAAGCGGTCCCGGAATTCAGACTGTTCGATCAAAGTCAGGCAGTATCGTTCATAGTCGGCATCGCCTGCGGGACTCGCGATGCAAAGGAAACAAAGATCCTGCCGCTCTTCGCAAAGCTTTAGAGCCATGTGCAGGAAATGATCCAATCCCTTCTCGCGCTGCATGCCTGCCGAAATATATCCGATCAGATGCCTGTAATCAGGGAATCGGAATCGTTTCGCTGCCTCCTCATTCGTTTGGAAGCCCGGCAGCGAGCCCATTTCGCAAAACGCGGAGGAAGGCGGAAGCAACATAAGCTTCTCAGCCGGTACGATTCCTCGGAACTGCTTGAGTGAATGCTCGGAAACCCCTGCAATGAGATCGGCGTACCGATTGATCAACTGAGCGGATTGCGAGGCCGCTGCATGCTCGTAGATCTTTTCCATTATCATCCACACAACCGGTATACCCAGCGACTTAGCCGCCATAGCGGGCAACGCGTTCACGCAGCTGTTCACAACGACGATGTCGGGCCTGTGATGCTGAAGCAATTGAATGAGCATGACATGCTTTCCGTCGATTAAGACGGAGGCTTCCGTCCGCTCAAGCTCACCGTCGGGACGATAGATCGACCAAAGCAAAGAGAACGGTTCGATGACCGTTCGGATCCCGTATGCCTCTGCTTCCTTTTTCAAGATACCGTCCTCCGGCACGACCAAGGTGCAATCCGCGTGCGGAGAGAGCTCCTTCGCCAGCAATGCCAAATAGTTTTCCGCGCCGGTAATGAAGCGTTGGCCGCAGATGTGCG
It includes:
- a CDS encoding glycosyltransferase family 4 protein; this translates as MRILLATYWGLPSVGGLEKYVMQLKRGLEARGHEVDIFCRMPDDSGFQMLNKGWVLTKNCIQPMISAKADTYFANQLPGLDREVEFMEVDRYSFEAAAAYFRPATYDVIHTQDVISARACARIRHPHTALVSTIHGCLSTESLARYQADGVAKEVFRKTQLWYYYGFIEHFGIMQNHETIMPTEWLKGIMSRDFRIPDDRMTTVPNGMDIESFLQEMNKPAVAPDAGGKKIILCSARFDPVKGHFHLLRALTRLKQVRNDWVCWLAGNGQLEGRMKEQAAAYGLQNEVVFLGKREDIPALLKKSDIFVLPSLQDNHPYAIMEAHVAGKAVVVSNAGGIPEMVAHDKTGLIFPVGNDQDLYGNLLALLGEDDLRRRLGEQAKAFGLQQWSLPAMTDRILAIYEKALQKRWR
- a CDS encoding GT-D fold domain-containing protein; translated protein: MEYRDNRYFTHDFSYEKYLLTTAEVMGCIDDAVKDGKPYSLARFGHAEIAELRIFPDFYHGMTYYRRYNGLAGQNIRAELIKAFTSATTAGILPTGENASGAEYSKKAFLELGLGFYTICSAWVTHHMTRLPHFWPWMRQYRVILVGRRAAEAAPVFQRNGVTVVDAVGLEGYEQIETTYEQLRGNKEWQIALIAAGIPATLLAPRLASDTGRVAIDFGHALDLLIDGQDEFDFEALVRNLR
- a CDS encoding glycosyltransferase family 2 protein — its product is MPDVPIISVVIPCYNYGQFLGETIDSVLNSTFQDVEIIVVDDGSTDPATIAMLASLNKPKTRVITQKNQGVAAARNSGIVASKGTYILPLDSDDLIHPTFLEKAFWIMELFPKVGFVSPWVRAFGTENWVHDAPQYNFHTQLERNITCGTSLFRKEACIQAGGYKCGFVVMGYEDWDFWISLGEKGWYGYQIFERLFLYRRHGRSMVHEAIDHHEQLVEQIKARHPMLYQDDQLKALKRKWELSPLLDMSPRILKGSAWHHYTTKPASARLPKWLLLLPHTRRDRLSTRSLNFIDGLHADYYSVTMVATEYVTDSDVDEFSWLTSDVFHLSLYVPKIELKLDIMERLISKLIVTREIDRIFLLGSRQGQYLRPYIQNGFPRIPIEIID
- a CDS encoding nucleotide sugar dehydrogenase, with product MQPSERYRIAIIGLGYVGLPLARLFLEKGHTVIGVDTDPSKIKQLQLMQPYLSDLTRKELKEMFAGGQFQVGVSYEAIADADSIILCVPTPTNEAAMPDLSYVLEAMRQAVPYLRPGHLLVLESSTYPGTTEEELKPFIEKRGFRVGFDVFLAYSPERIDPGQKRGALQSIPKVVGGVTAACTQYAARIYGKVFDEVVTVTNARTAEMTKLVENCQRFVNISFMNDLVKLCEAMEINIWEVIKAARTKPYGFTPYYPGPGVGGHCIPVDPMYLLWKAKQFNITLPFIELSHQVNEEMPGYVMDRTAKSLHPLPLDQSSIMVIGVTYKKDVNDLRESMALKVLELLMKQGAQLSFYDPYVTELRIAGTALARTPLTTRNVKRKDCLLILTDHSSIRYDELAKHAKLIVDTRNATESVKDKSNIVLL
- a CDS encoding NAD-dependent epimerase/dehydratase family protein, with the protein product MNILVTGGAGFIGSHLVQTLLLQGHKVITLDDLSAGREAFLQEAIHHENHTFIQGSVLNRTLIKQCIDQAEAVFHLAAVLGVKNTVDDPVKVIEGNIDGTRHVLELAFRRGIKVIFASTSEVYGKNTSLPFSETSDRVYGAPSIHRWCYATAKSIDEHLCFAFADKGLPVTVLRYFNAYGPRQMNSQYGMVIPRFIHAALSGQPLLVHGDGSQSRCFTYVDDTVRGTISALGRQADGLAFNIGSNRPTTVLQLARMIVKMTGSKSPIQFLSYEEAYGKGYEDMPARIPDLTRSSALLGFSPRVSLEDGIGRTIHWSRGK
- a CDS encoding glycosyltransferase family 4 protein translates to MSGKPAAKNKSGTHKRRKKSAAKQRYFTPSPQGLEAGGPPLKVMLFSHICGQRFITGAENYLALLAKELSPHADCTLVVPEDGILKKEAEAYGIRTVIEPFSLLWSIYRPDGELERTEASVLIDGKHVMLIQLLQHHRPDIVVVNSCVNALPAMAAKSLGIPVVWMIMEKIYEHAAASQSAQLINRYADLIAGVSEHSLKQFRGIVPAEKLMLLPPSSAFCEMGSLPGFQTNEEAAKRFRFPDYRHLIGYISAGMQREKGLDHFLHMALKLCEERQDLCFLCIASPAGDADYERYCLTLIEQSEFRDRFRFLGFQPDMERMYPLMDMVVIPSLIDEGFGMIALEAMLFGKKTVAYRSGGLEEVLTAAGQANMLVDKGDVNGLVSKVQEGLRSPSAEVDVYRVARSFGIEAYRGRLASFLSKLCRLAAKASMRIAASPLRALKPGRLYRGNQTPSVYLLERGTKRPFSSPKVFRLCGFRLSDVFVVSERRLYEYPVGMEIRDDHLPFQPLSRVIRKGKPQGKRRGKRKRKRKSPQRIARRARQR